Proteins from one Sinomonas terrae genomic window:
- a CDS encoding helix-turn-helix transcriptional regulator, whose product MKNSAAVPLGPASAATAPARPLSTARAAILDRLRSKRSPATVEELARETGQHPNTVREHLEALTLEGLATRSAAAARGRGRPAMLYQASEAPEGSAQYAALAAMLAGEIERLAPDPVGAGREAGVRWAQETFGPSAGPVSADDARRRVLAELERLGFGVEDAGGPTVRLVTCPLLSAARAHSGVVCAVHAGLVEEALRLLGRDDIPSRLEPFAEPGACLLTLGDPAPAEGTR is encoded by the coding sequence GTGAAAAATAGTGCGGCAGTTCCTCTGGGTCCCGCGTCGGCCGCGACGGCTCCCGCCCGCCCGCTCTCCACGGCTCGCGCGGCGATCCTCGATCGGCTGAGGTCGAAGCGCTCCCCTGCGACGGTCGAGGAATTGGCCCGCGAGACGGGCCAGCACCCGAACACTGTGCGGGAGCACCTGGAGGCGCTCACGCTCGAGGGCCTTGCCACGCGCAGCGCTGCCGCAGCCAGGGGGCGGGGGCGGCCCGCGATGCTCTACCAGGCGTCGGAGGCCCCCGAAGGCTCGGCCCAGTACGCCGCGCTTGCCGCGATGCTCGCAGGGGAGATCGAGCGCCTCGCCCCTGATCCCGTCGGGGCCGGGCGCGAGGCGGGCGTCCGCTGGGCGCAGGAGACCTTTGGCCCCTCCGCCGGGCCCGTCAGCGCCGACGACGCCCGACGGCGAGTGCTCGCCGAGCTCGAGCGCCTCGGCTTCGGCGTGGAGGACGCGGGCGGCCCGACGGTGCGTCTCGTGACGTGCCCTCTGCTCTCGGCCGCACGGGCGCATTCCGGGGTCGTGTGCGCCGTCCATGCCGGGCTCGTCGAGGAAGCGCTGCGCCTGCTCGGCCGCGACGACATCCCGTCCAGGCTCGAGCCGTTCGCCGAGCCGGGAGCATGCCTCCTGACGCTGGGCGATCCGGCACCTGCAGAGGGGACCCGATGA
- the istA gene encoding IS21 family transposase gives MKSNEEIMEILEAYDLTGSYRAAAELAGCDHHTVARYVKLRAAGGPDREKGQRARPIDGFLPKIEELVERSGGRVRADVVHERLVAMGFAGAERTTRRTVAEAKAQFAAGRRRVFRPWIVEPGLWLQWDYGWGPRIGGRATLLWCAWLAWSRFRVVIPIWDKSLPTVVACMDATLRRMGGVPAFALTDNERTVTADHIARVAVRNPQIVEMGRHYGMTVRTCVPADPQSKGGSESTVRISKADLVPTAANLLEEYRTFGQLEKACHDFCDEVNARPHRETRQAPAAMLAAERERLHLLPKAPFTVVFGTTRRVNWDATVSMNGVRYSVPHELANTRVWVREAGEEVIVTSVAERGEAREVARHATGRPGTPVLDDAHYPPRADEAADRQPRATTPEEAAFLMLGAGAKAWLVEAAAAGARRIRAKMAEAVAFAKLYGTDQVDRALGTAATTGRFADRDLVSILGYQAGLAHVEPSRASEAHSLQPGTGGWGRLDGSEPAAADMTGEEEGR, from the coding sequence ATGAAGAGCAACGAGGAGATCATGGAGATTCTTGAGGCGTATGACCTCACCGGCAGCTACCGTGCCGCGGCGGAGCTCGCGGGGTGTGACCATCACACGGTGGCCAGGTATGTGAAGCTGCGGGCTGCCGGAGGGCCGGATCGCGAGAAGGGGCAGCGGGCCAGGCCGATCGACGGGTTCCTGCCGAAGATCGAAGAACTCGTCGAGCGCTCGGGAGGCCGGGTCCGGGCGGATGTGGTCCATGAGCGGCTGGTCGCGATGGGGTTCGCCGGCGCGGAGAGGACCACGAGGCGCACGGTCGCGGAGGCCAAGGCGCAGTTCGCGGCGGGGCGGCGGCGCGTGTTCCGCCCCTGGATCGTCGAGCCTGGGCTGTGGCTGCAGTGGGACTACGGATGGGGGCCGAGGATCGGGGGCCGGGCGACGCTGCTGTGGTGCGCGTGGCTGGCGTGGTCGCGGTTCCGCGTCGTGATCCCGATCTGGGACAAGAGCCTGCCGACGGTCGTGGCGTGCATGGATGCCACGCTGCGCAGGATGGGCGGGGTCCCGGCGTTCGCGCTGACCGACAACGAGCGCACCGTGACCGCCGACCACATCGCCAGGGTCGCGGTGCGCAACCCGCAGATCGTGGAGATGGGCCGCCACTACGGGATGACCGTGCGCACCTGCGTTCCCGCCGACCCGCAGTCCAAGGGCGGCTCGGAGTCCACGGTGCGGATCTCGAAGGCGGATCTGGTGCCCACGGCGGCGAACCTGCTCGAGGAGTACCGCACCTTCGGGCAGTTGGAGAAGGCGTGCCACGATTTCTGCGACGAGGTCAACGCCCGCCCGCACCGGGAGACACGGCAGGCGCCGGCGGCGATGCTCGCTGCGGAGCGGGAGCGGCTGCATCTGCTTCCGAAGGCGCCGTTCACGGTGGTGTTCGGGACCACCCGCCGGGTGAACTGGGACGCGACCGTGTCGATGAACGGGGTCCGGTACTCGGTCCCGCACGAGCTGGCCAACACCAGGGTCTGGGTGCGCGAGGCGGGCGAGGAGGTCATCGTCACCTCCGTGGCCGAGCGCGGGGAGGCCCGCGAGGTGGCCCGGCATGCGACCGGGCGTCCCGGGACCCCAGTCCTGGACGACGCGCACTACCCGCCCCGGGCGGATGAGGCCGCGGACCGGCAGCCCAGGGCGACCACCCCGGAGGAGGCAGCGTTCCTGATGCTCGGCGCGGGTGCCAAGGCGTGGCTGGTCGAGGCCGCCGCCGCGGGAGCCAGGCGGATCCGCGCGAAGATGGCCGAGGCCGTCGCGTTCGCCAAGCTCTACGGCACCGACCAGGTCGACCGGGCCCTGGGCACGGCCGCGACGACGGGCAGGTTCGCCGACAGGGACCTGGTCTCGATCCTGGGCTACCAGGCCGGGCTCGCCCACGTGGAGCCCTCCCGGGCCTCCGAGGCCCATTCCCTCCAGCCGGGCACGGGCGGCTGGGGCCGCCTCGATGGCTCAGAGCCCGCCGCCGCCGACATGACGGGCGAGGAGGAGGGCCGGTGA
- a CDS encoding DUF2249 domain-containing protein yields the protein MDTSPSPLSLTSSAADAAALARTQELIAEAQGSLDAHVRESLRAALDDTLAALGAAGAAGPASTLSTASALEEYSTRVLPELALAPGADLAAILAAAEASLPAETEQHRERAHGHAHSCVCGEPDGEGFPELDTRLIPHAIRHATIFGALDSIAAPTASGRGLVITANHNPLPLLAQAGQRYQEGTFEVRYLAEGPEEWMLLFQRR from the coding sequence ATGGACACCTCCCCCAGCCCCCTGAGCCTGACAAGCAGTGCCGCCGACGCCGCGGCCCTGGCCCGCACCCAAGAGCTCATCGCAGAAGCGCAGGGTTCCCTCGACGCTCACGTCCGCGAGAGCCTGCGGGCCGCACTCGACGACACTCTGGCCGCGCTTGGCGCCGCCGGGGCGGCAGGCCCCGCCTCGACGCTTTCCACAGCGTCGGCGCTCGAGGAGTACTCGACGCGCGTCCTTCCCGAGCTCGCGCTGGCGCCCGGTGCCGACCTCGCGGCGATACTGGCGGCCGCCGAGGCGTCGCTCCCGGCCGAGACCGAGCAGCATCGCGAGCGAGCCCACGGCCACGCGCATTCCTGCGTGTGCGGCGAACCGGACGGCGAGGGATTCCCCGAACTCGACACACGCCTGATCCCCCACGCCATACGCCACGCGACCATTTTCGGCGCCCTCGACTCGATCGCCGCCCCCACCGCATCGGGCAGGGGGCTCGTCATCACCGCGAACCACAACCCCCTTCCCCTGCTCGCCCAGGCCGGCCAGCGCTACCAGGAGGGCACCTTCGAGGTGCGGTACCTCGCGGAGGGCCCCGAAGAGTGGATGCTGCTCTTCCAGCGCCGCTGA